The Sulfurimonas sp. HSL-1716 sequence GATCATGACGATCTGAATCTTGATGATATCGATTTTGATGAACTCGACGATGAGGATCAAAATGAAGAACTCACCGGATCCGTACTCGATCAAGATGAAGTACAAGAGGTAAAAAATCTTTTGGATGAAACCGAAGCGGATGAGATAACCGAAGAAGATGAAGAGTTTAGTGAAGATGATCTTAATCTGGAAGATTTGCAGCTTGATGAAGAATCTCTGGAAGATATAGAAGGGTTGGATGATCTCGACGAGCTTGATGAGCTTGAGGAATCTGAGGAATCTGAGGAATCTGAGGAAGAAGCGGAGAGCGTGATCGAAGATATCGATACGGAATCTGAAACAGAAGAGGAAACGCTGTCAAAGCTGCAAGAACTGGAAGAAGATCTGGATTTGAACGGGGACGATCTTGAAGAAACCCTGGAAGAAGAACAAGAGCCGGATGAAGAGATATTAGAAGATGAAAGCGTTGAAGAAGAGCCGGAGTTGGACGAAGCGGATTTTGAAGAAATAGCAGAAGAGGAACCAGAATCAGATGAAGAAGAACTTGAAAATATAACACAAGAGGAAGTAGAATCTGACGAAGAAGATTTTGATGAAACAGATGAAGAAGAGTCTGCCGATAATCCTGTTACACAAGAAGATGAGATAGAAGCGGAGTTGGATGAACTGGATGATTTGGACGATGATCTGAATCTTGACGAGATGGAATCAAGTGAAGATGAGATCTTAGAAGAAGATAAAGTCCTGCAAGAGGATGATCTTCAGGATGAAGAACTGGCCTTGGAAGAAGAACCGCAGCCGGAGACTGAAGAAACAAATGAGGACCTCGGTCTGGACGATTTGGAAAATAAGATAGAAAACGCCGTAAACGATTTAACACAAGAAGATTTAGACCAGGAGATAGATTTGGAAATAGATACCGAGATCGGCGATCTTTCATCTTTGGATGAAAGATCACTTAAGATTGCACTAGGAGAAGAGATAGACGAAGACGAGACCGTACAAGACGATGCTCAAGAGGAAACAGAAGCAAGCGGGATCGATATGCAGCAAGATGAAGAGATACAACCCGATGAAGATACAGAAGAAACAGTAGAAAAATCATCCAACGAGGGGATAGAAGCTCTTAAAAACCTGCTAAAAGCATTAAGTGACGACAATATAGCGGCTTCGCTCAAAGGTGCGAATATAACCATAAATATTTCGTTCGGAGATAAAGTTGAAAAGTAGCGGAGCGATCCTTGTTCTCTCCGGTCCAAGCGGAGCAGGAAAAAGTTCTCTGATCAAGAAAGTTGCGCAGGAGATAGGTGCGCATTATTTTTCGATATCTACGACGACCCGTCCTATGCGTGAAGGTGAAGTAAACGGTATAGATTATCATTTCGCGGATATAGAAGAGTTTAAAAAAGATATAGAAGATGAGCAGTTCTTAGAGTATGCGCTGGTCCATGGAAACTATTACGGAACATCCGTGAAACCGGTGAAAGAAGCTTTAAAAGCGGGAAAACTCGTAGTCTTTGATATTGATGTACAGGGGAATATGTCCGTAAAGAACAGATTCGGCGATATCGCTACATCCGTATTTATTACTACACCCAGTTTAAAAGAGCTTGAACATAGGCTCAGGGTACGAGGTACCGACAGCGAAGAGATCATACAAAACCGTATAAGTATGGCAAAGCGCGAAGTGCAGCGTATATCCGAATATGAGTTTTTCATCGTAAACGACGACTTGGATAAAGCGGCAAAACATTTGGTCACCATAGCCAAAGCGGCAAGACTGAAGATCCCGACATCGGAGATCAATAAGTTTATAATAGATTGGGAAGATTAATACCAATTACAGCAAATCGTAGATATACTTCTGAATATTTAAAATATTGTGATATTATATGCACAAAAAGGAGTCTCATGGGTATGCCAGGTGGATGGGAATGGATAATTATCCTTCTTGTTATTGTTATATTATTCGGTGGTAAGAAAATTCCGGAACTTGCAAAAGGTTTGGGTAAAGGTATAAAAAGTTTTAAAAACGAGATGAAAGACGATGAGTCGGGATCTGAAACAGCGTCTTCTGAACAACCAAAACAGGTAGAAGCCGACAAAAAAGCTTCAGCAGCAGAAGAAACTACTTCATCAACAACAAAACAAGCATAAATCTTGAAACAACGTGTAGGATCGCTTTTACGCGAAAAATTTGATCGTGACGTTGTTTTAGAAAAGCCCAAAGACAGAAGTTTTGGGCATTTTTCTACTCCAATTGCATTCTCTCTCGCAAAAGAACTGCGTAGATCGCCAATGGTTATAGCAGAAGAACTCAGTTCATCTTTCGGTGAAGACGACATGTTCAGCGCCGTAGAATCCGTACAGGGTTATATCAATTTTCGTTTGAGCGAAACGTTTTTGAACGAATATGCTTCATGGGCTTTAAACAATCAAGACGAGTTCGGCAGATCTGACAAAAAAGAGAAGATACTTTTAGAGTTCGTCAGCGCAAACCCTACAGGTCCTCTTCATATAGGTCATGCCCGCGGAGCGGTTTACGGGGATACTCTTTTGCGTCTCGGCCGCCATCTCGGTTATGATATCACAGCAGAGTATTATGTCAATGATGCAGGAAACCAGATAGACCTGCTGGGTCTTTCTATTCAGCTTGAGGGACAGGCAAATATACTCGGGCTCGATATCGAGTGGCCTGAGAGTTTTTATCGCGGCGAATATATGACGGATCTCACACGTGACGCGGTTGAAAAATTCGGCAAAGAGATACTGACCGATGAGTCGCGTCAAAAAGAGCTTGCGCTTTGGGCAAAAGACAAAGTGATGGAGCTTATCGTCAAGACATTGGCAGATACGAACATCCATTTTGATACTTTTGTAAACGAATCCTCTTTATATGACGATTGGGACAGGGTTATGGCAAAAATGGGCGTGGGTATCTATAAAAAAGATGACAAGATGTTTATAGCCTCATCTTCAAAAGGAGATGATTCGGACAGGGTCGTTGTCCGCGAAGACGGACGTCCGACATATCTGGCCGGAGATATTGTCTATCATAATCAGAAGTTTGAAAGAGGGTATGACCACTATATCAATATCTGGGGAGCCGACCATCACGGTTATATACCGCGCGTAAAAGCCGCCGTCGAATTTTTAGGGTATGAGAGTTCAAAACTTGAAGTGCTTTTGTCTCAGATGGTGAGCCTGTTAAAAGACGGTGAGCCTTACAAGATGAGCAAACGGGCAGGAAACGTGATCCTTATGAGCGATATCGTCGAAGAGATAGGTTCCGATGCACTTAGATTTATTTTTGCTTCGAAAAAAAGCGATACGGCTTTGGAATTTGACGTAGAAGAGTTTAAAAAGCAGGACAGCTCTAATCCTATATATTATATACAATATGCTCATGCACGTATCAGAACCATGGTCGCAAAAAGTGATCTGTCAAAAGAAGAGATAGAAGAGGTGTCTTTAAAAGGCTTGAACGCCGATGCAGATTCGCTTCTTTTTGAAGCTCTTTTACTGCCGGAGGTGATCGAAGATGCTTTTGGTTCAAGACAGGTTCAAAAACTGACCGATTATCTAAAATCTTTGGCTGCAAAACTTCATAAGTTCTATTATGATTTCAGAATCATCGGAACAGAGGATGAGGCAAAACTTTTAAAACTTCTCGAAGTGGTGGCGCTTTCATTAAAAACAGGTATGAGTCTGCTTGGGATCGAAGCAAAAGACAGAATGGTACGTGAAGAGGAAGAGGCTTAAGAAACCTCTTCTTTAGCTGCCTAAAAGCTGAGAGACCATTGCAGAGTTTATACTGCTTTTATGGGCCTGAGCTATAAGCGAAGCATTGAGCATGATGTTTTGCTGCGCGAAGTTTGTCGACTCTTTGGCGATATCCGCATCGCTCAACTGAGATTTTGCAGACGACAAAGAACCTATCTGCGTAAGAATAGAGTTCGTCGAACTTTGTAAAGCATTCACTGTTGATCCTACGTTACTGCGCACGCTGTCCAGATTTTTCATAAATTCCGCGATACTGTCCTGCGAGTTTATATCCAGAGAATTTACGTTGACGTTGGATATGTTAGCCGTTACGGTACTCTCACCCAGTGAAAACTCCATATTTCTGCCGAAAATCGCCTGTCCGTTGAAAGAGGCATTGTTTATGCTGTCTTGCATGCTGGATTTGATAGCGTCGGCTTTGCTGCTGAGTGAAGCTTTTTGTTCACTGGAAAGAGCAGCACTGTTTGATTGTACCGACAGTACGTTAAGATCCTGTGCACTTTGAGACAGGCCGCTGAGAACACCGTCTGCGATCTGCATCATACTTGTCGCATCGGTCGCGTTTTGAAGACCTTGAGAAAGTGTACCGATATCGTTGCCAATAGCATCTGCTATGAGTGCCAAAGAAGCGTTGTCAAGCTGCTCATTTTTCGCACTGACTATTTTGCCCAGCGACGCTTCTGCGCTTTTTTTATGATCGTTTATGTACAATAAAGAGCTGCTCGTTGAATTATTTACTTGCATGATAACCTCCTTGTCTTTTATCAATAATAACGCTTTTAAACTAAAATAATGTTTATTTTATCATATTAATTATCGATAAGGATAAATAATAAATGAAAATCATACATTAATTAAGAACATATGAAATCAAAAATAGTTAGAATAGTGCATATCTAACCCGAATTAGATAAATAAAATTATTGGTGATTCCGACATGAAAAATATCTTAGTTGAGCTGCGTGAAGATATTCGAAAAACAATAATGAACGAGATAACAGACTATGATTATAGATATAGACGCTATAACATTAACTATTCTGTTTTGATAGGTTTTGCCGAAGAACTTGATTTAACAAGCTTCGAATCGTATATACGCAAAAGTGACCGTTTTATTGTTATAAAACCGAATTTATGTGCCATTGTACTGGATTGTACGGATGAAAAAGGCGGAATAAAAGCAGGAAATAATCTGCTGACGAGATTTCAAAACCTTTTTTTCTCTAAGAAGCTTTTTGCAAGTGTTGTAACTGCCAGTGCCCATAAAGACGCGATACATCTGGTTAATGAACTTTATCATTTATTGTCGTTTGGAATCACTCACAATATGGATAATATACTTATCGATTCTTCACAGCTTTTTAAATGATATTGCATCGGTACTTAACA is a genomic window containing:
- the gmk gene encoding guanylate kinase, which gives rise to MKSSGAILVLSGPSGAGKSSLIKKVAQEIGAHYFSISTTTRPMREGEVNGIDYHFADIEEFKKDIEDEQFLEYALVHGNYYGTSVKPVKEALKAGKLVVFDIDVQGNMSVKNRFGDIATSVFITTPSLKELEHRLRVRGTDSEEIIQNRISMAKREVQRISEYEFFIVNDDLDKAAKHLVTIAKAARLKIPTSEINKFIIDWED
- the argS gene encoding arginine--tRNA ligase, producing MKQRVGSLLREKFDRDVVLEKPKDRSFGHFSTPIAFSLAKELRRSPMVIAEELSSSFGEDDMFSAVESVQGYINFRLSETFLNEYASWALNNQDEFGRSDKKEKILLEFVSANPTGPLHIGHARGAVYGDTLLRLGRHLGYDITAEYYVNDAGNQIDLLGLSIQLEGQANILGLDIEWPESFYRGEYMTDLTRDAVEKFGKEILTDESRQKELALWAKDKVMELIVKTLADTNIHFDTFVNESSLYDDWDRVMAKMGVGIYKKDDKMFIASSSKGDDSDRVVVREDGRPTYLAGDIVYHNQKFERGYDHYINIWGADHHGYIPRVKAAVEFLGYESSKLEVLLSQMVSLLKDGEPYKMSKRAGNVILMSDIVEEIGSDALRFIFASKKSDTALEFDVEEFKKQDSSNPIYYIQYAHARIRTMVAKSDLSKEEIEEVSLKGLNADADSLLFEALLLPEVIEDAFGSRQVQKLTDYLKSLAAKLHKFYYDFRIIGTEDEAKLLKLLEVVALSLKTGMSLLGIEAKDRMVREEEEA
- a CDS encoding twin-arginine translocase TatA/TatE family subunit; the protein is MGMPGGWEWIIILLVIVILFGGKKIPELAKGLGKGIKSFKNEMKDDESGSETASSEQPKQVEADKKASAAEETTSSTTKQA
- a CDS encoding flagellin, with amino-acid sequence MQVNNSTSSSLLYINDHKKSAEASLGKIVSAKNEQLDNASLALIADAIGNDIGTLSQGLQNATDATSMMQIADGVLSGLSQSAQDLNVLSVQSNSAALSSEQKASLSSKADAIKSSMQDSINNASFNGQAIFGRNMEFSLGESTVTANISNVNVNSLDINSQDSIAEFMKNLDSVRSNVGSTVNALQSSTNSILTQIGSLSSAKSQLSDADIAKESTNFAQQNIMLNASLIAQAHKSSINSAMVSQLLGS